From the genome of Phreatobacter cathodiphilus, one region includes:
- a CDS encoding bifunctional serine/threonine-protein kinase/universal stress protein, which produces MRPPRIEKGLVLDGFTLTAPLKLGGMAQIWEVTGGGEDMPLVMKIPLILDGDDPTMIVGFEMEQMILPRLAGPHVPRFVAAGDFAHQPYIVMERIIGRSLYERMGEAPFAAAEVASLGLAVARALCDLHRQNVLHLDVKPANVLIRDDGTAVLVDYGLARHRLLPDLLAEEFRLPIGTAPYMAPEQVLHARDDPRSDVFALGCVLYEMTTGRQPFGDPRGARRLRRRLWWDPWPPRALRPDCPPWLQEIILRCLAVDPAGRYPTMAQLAFDLAHPGEVRLTAAAARTSRDGSLARLRRWFRALGAERPAPVVGDQAQGAAPIVLVAVDLSADYCAVADAVRAVAGRMLTLLPSARLACVNVLKLRRIGIDETTDGEGRALHVARLIALRAWASPLGLPADRISFHVLESTDPAEAIVTHARENHVDQVVMGARGQSGTRRYLGSVSARVAAEAPCTVTVVRAALQTSLPPASHHSA; this is translated from the coding sequence ATGCGGCCGCCGCGCATCGAGAAGGGCCTGGTGCTCGACGGCTTCACCCTGACGGCGCCGCTGAAGCTCGGCGGCATGGCGCAGATCTGGGAGGTGACCGGCGGGGGCGAGGACATGCCGCTGGTCATGAAGATCCCGCTCATCCTCGACGGCGACGACCCCACCATGATCGTCGGCTTCGAGATGGAGCAGATGATCCTGCCGCGCCTCGCCGGGCCGCACGTTCCGCGCTTCGTCGCCGCCGGGGACTTCGCCCACCAGCCCTATATCGTGATGGAGCGCATCATCGGCCGCTCGCTCTACGAGCGGATGGGCGAGGCCCCCTTTGCCGCGGCGGAGGTGGCGAGCCTCGGCCTCGCCGTGGCGCGGGCGCTCTGCGACCTGCACCGCCAGAACGTCCTGCATCTCGACGTGAAGCCGGCCAATGTCCTGATCCGCGACGACGGCACCGCCGTGCTGGTGGATTACGGGCTGGCGCGCCACCGCCTGCTGCCCGACCTGCTCGCCGAGGAGTTCCGCCTGCCCATCGGCACGGCGCCCTATATGGCGCCCGAACAGGTGCTGCACGCCCGCGACGACCCGCGCTCCGACGTCTTCGCGCTCGGCTGTGTCCTCTACGAGATGACGACCGGGCGCCAGCCCTTCGGCGACCCGCGCGGGGCGCGCCGCCTGCGCAGGCGGCTGTGGTGGGACCCCTGGCCGCCGCGGGCCCTGCGGCCCGATTGCCCGCCGTGGCTGCAGGAGATCATCCTGCGATGCCTGGCCGTCGATCCCGCCGGGCGCTACCCGACCATGGCGCAGCTCGCCTTCGACCTCGCCCATCCCGGCGAGGTGCGCCTCACCGCCGCCGCCGCGCGGACGAGTCGCGACGGCTCCCTCGCGCGTCTGCGCCGGTGGTTCCGCGCGCTGGGCGCCGAGCGTCCCGCACCCGTCGTGGGGGACCAGGCGCAGGGCGCCGCCCCCATCGTCCTCGTCGCCGTCGACCTTTCCGCGGACTACTGCGCGGTCGCCGATGCGGTTCGCGCCGTGGCGGGCCGCATGCTGACGCTGCTGCCCTCCGCCAGACTCGCCTGCGTCAACGTCCTCAAGCTCCGGCGTATCGGCATCGACGAGACCACGGACGGGGAGGGCAGGGCGCTGCACGTCGCCCGCCTGATCGCGCTGCGCGCCTGGGCCTCGCCCCTCGGTCTGCCGGCGGACCGCATCAGCTTCCACGTCCTGGAGAGCACCGATCCGGCGGAGGCCATCGTCACCCATGCCCGCGAGAACCACGTCGACCAGGTCGTCATGGGCGCCCGCGGCCAGTCCGGCACCCGCCGCTATCTCGGCAGCGTCTCGGCCAGGGTGGCGGCCGAGGCGCCCTGTACGGTGACGGTGGTGCGTGCCGCGCTTCAGACCTCCCTGCCGCCGGCGAGCCACCATTCCGCATAG
- a CDS encoding NUDIX hydrolase, translating into MTSRFRRIRHIRATLDSGPWSYAETHAQAIDSAWRTATTANPALFDGEVLVITHREIDGEVFEARYRPVRYSQFLHYMRHGEPDGASRNGFAVAGLTGSDGALVMGIMGGHTANAGRIYFPGGTPDPDDVVDGRVDLEGSVMRELTEETGLTAEEVRVEPGFWLHEDEKRSAFIKVLHSPLPAVDLRDTILARVARQAEPELAGLHIVRSHDDLRPDLMPPFQLAYAEWWLAGGREV; encoded by the coding sequence ATGACGTCCCGGTTCCGCCGCATCCGCCACATTCGCGCCACGCTCGATTCCGGGCCCTGGTCCTACGCCGAAACCCACGCGCAGGCGATCGATTCCGCCTGGCGGACGGCGACCACGGCCAATCCCGCCCTGTTCGACGGGGAGGTGCTGGTCATCACGCACAGGGAGATCGACGGCGAGGTCTTCGAGGCCCGCTACCGCCCGGTCCGCTATTCCCAGTTCCTGCACTACATGCGGCACGGGGAGCCGGACGGCGCGAGTCGCAACGGCTTCGCCGTCGCCGGGCTCACCGGCTCGGACGGCGCGCTCGTCATGGGCATCATGGGCGGCCACACCGCCAATGCCGGCAGGATCTATTTCCCCGGCGGCACGCCCGATCCGGACGACGTGGTGGACGGCCGGGTCGATCTCGAGGGCAGCGTGATGCGCGAACTCACGGAGGAGACGGGGCTGACGGCGGAGGAGGTGCGCGTCGAACCGGGGTTCTGGCTGCATGAGGACGAGAAGCGGTCCGCCTTCATCAAGGTCCTGCATTCGCCCCTGCCGGCGGTCGACCTGCGCGACACCATCCTGGCCCGCGTGGCGCGGCAGGCCGAGCCGGAACTGGCGGGGCTGCACATCGTGCGCAGCCATGACGATCTGCGGCCCGACCTGATGCCGCCCTTCCAGCTCGCCTATGCGGAATGGTGGCTCGCCGGCGGCAGGGAGGTCTGA
- a CDS encoding glycine zipper domain-containing protein: protein MLKKLTLVGAAALMIGACTPREERAAAGGAIGAGAGALIGGLATGTGGGALAGAAVGGVAGAIIGAETTPRRRCWVNRYGERVCRYRR, encoded by the coding sequence ATGTTGAAGAAGCTCACTCTGGTTGGCGCTGCCGCCCTGATGATCGGTGCGTGCACCCCGCGCGAGGAGCGTGCTGCGGCGGGCGGCGCCATCGGCGCCGGCGCCGGCGCCCTGATCGGCGGCCTGGCCACCGGCACGGGCGGTGGTGCCCTCGCGGGTGCCGCGGTCGGCGGTGTCGCCGGTGCCATCATCGGCGCCGAGACCACGCCGCGCCGCCGCTGCTGGGTGAACCGCTACGGCGAGCGTGTCTGCCGCTATCGTCGCTGA
- a CDS encoding PhzF family phenazine biosynthesis protein, which produces MTAALPARRFHTLDVFTHDALAGNPLAVVLDASGLDTAAMRKIAGEFNLSETVFVLPEAAAGRRADIRIFTPGAELPFAGHPTVGTAVLLAALDGLAPGAETTFVLGEKAGPVPCRVTRDAAGRYEAQFEAPRRPADLGPAPDPAQLAGVLGLELRDIGFDRHRPSRFGAPVSFCYVPVKTREAMARIRVDTRWFAETFAAIADDHPAIFAYTRETVDPDAGFHARMFAPGLGIAEDPATGSAAAAFAGVLAAREGLADGAHTVVIEQGYEMGRPSRIRLGLTLEGGQVSAVTIGGGAVILTEGRMFL; this is translated from the coding sequence ATGACCGCTGCCCTCCCCGCGCGTCGCTTCCACACGCTCGACGTCTTCACCCACGACGCGCTGGCGGGCAATCCGCTGGCGGTGGTGCTCGACGCGAGCGGCCTCGACACGGCCGCCATGCGCAAGATCGCCGGCGAGTTCAACCTGTCGGAGACGGTCTTCGTTCTGCCCGAGGCCGCCGCCGGCCGGCGCGCCGACATCCGCATCTTCACGCCGGGCGCGGAACTGCCCTTCGCCGGCCATCCGACGGTGGGGACCGCGGTGCTGCTCGCCGCCCTCGACGGGCTGGCGCCGGGGGCCGAGACCACCTTCGTGCTGGGCGAGAAGGCCGGGCCCGTCCCCTGCCGCGTCACGCGCGACGCCGCCGGCCGCTACGAGGCGCAGTTCGAGGCGCCGCGCAGGCCCGCAGACCTCGGCCCGGCGCCCGACCCGGCGCAGCTCGCAGGCGTCCTCGGGCTGGAGCTGCGCGACATCGGCTTCGACCGCCACCGTCCCAGCCGCTTCGGCGCGCCGGTCTCGTTCTGCTACGTGCCGGTGAAGACGCGCGAGGCCATGGCGCGCATCCGGGTGGACACGCGCTGGTTCGCCGAGACCTTCGCGGCCATCGCCGACGACCATCCGGCGATCTTCGCCTACACCCGCGAGACAGTGGACCCGGACGCCGGCTTCCACGCCCGCATGTTCGCGCCCGGCCTCGGCATCGCCGAGGACCCTGCGACGGGCTCCGCCGCGGCGGCCTTCGCCGGCGTCCTCGCGGCGCGGGAGGGGCTCGCCGACGGCGCCCACACCGTCGTCATCGAGCAGGGATACGAGATGGGCCGGCCGAGCCGCATCCGTCTCGGCCTGACGCTCGAGGGCGGGCAGGTGAGCGCAGTGACGATCGGCGGCGGCGCCGTCATCCTGACCGAGGGCCGGATGTTCCTCTGA
- the pdxY gene encoding pyridoxal kinase PdxY, producing MNILSIQSWVSYGHVGNASAVFPMQRLGHEVWAIHTVQFSNHTGYGAWKGRVYDGPMIDELVEGIEERGVLGRCDGVLSGYMGSSDIGSAIVAAVRRVRALNPEALYCCDPVIGDVGRGVFVRPGIPEFMRDKAVPAADIITPNQFELEYLSGRRVTTIADAIAAVEAIRATGPRTVLVTSLLTEDTPADAIDLLACGPSGRFRVRTPRLSVSVNGAGDAIAALFFVHAATSRDEAFAVSRAASSVFGLLKRTEEAGSREILTVEAQDEFVTPTTVFAPEKIG from the coding sequence ATGAACATTCTCTCGATCCAGTCCTGGGTGTCCTACGGCCATGTCGGCAACGCCTCGGCGGTGTTTCCGATGCAGCGGCTCGGTCACGAGGTCTGGGCCATCCACACCGTGCAGTTCTCCAACCATACCGGCTACGGCGCCTGGAAGGGCCGGGTCTATGACGGCCCGATGATCGACGAACTCGTCGAGGGCATCGAGGAGCGCGGCGTGCTGGGGCGCTGCGACGGGGTGCTGTCGGGCTACATGGGCTCCTCCGACATCGGCTCGGCCATCGTCGCGGCGGTGCGCCGGGTGCGCGCTCTCAACCCCGAGGCGCTCTATTGCTGCGATCCCGTCATCGGCGATGTCGGGCGCGGCGTCTTCGTGCGGCCGGGCATCCCGGAATTCATGCGCGACAAGGCGGTGCCGGCGGCCGACATCATCACGCCGAACCAGTTCGAACTCGAATATCTGTCGGGACGGCGGGTCACCACCATCGCCGATGCGATCGCGGCGGTGGAGGCGATCCGCGCCACCGGCCCGCGCACCGTCCTCGTCACCAGCCTCTTGACGGAGGATACGCCCGCCGACGCCATCGATCTCCTCGCCTGCGGCCCCAGCGGGCGGTTCCGCGTGCGCACGCCGCGGCTGTCGGTGTCGGTGAACGGGGCGGGCGACGCCATCGCCGCCCTGTTCTTCGTCCATGCCGCCACGAGCCGCGACGAGGCCTTCGCGGTGTCGCGCGCGGCGTCCTCGGTCTTCGGCCTGTTGAAGCGGACGGAGGAGGCGGGCTCACGCGAGATCCTCACCGTCGAGGCGCAGGACGAGTTCGTCACCCCGACCACCGTCTTCGCCCCCGAAAAGATCGGCTGA
- a CDS encoding nuclear transport factor 2 family protein: MVTPLSPTGERKNQQRAITEAVHALYAARIAGAVDDFVSYFASDARLTVVGNPALSPGAGLRMGRDDIARYLEHLHDQNEYLSHSIDDIVCEGDHVLVRWTVEVRLLDNGRTGSFELLDHIRLRDGLIVELTHFYDTGGLAIAHGRVKIA, translated from the coding sequence ATGGTGACGCCCCTTTCGCCCACCGGCGAGCGCAAGAACCAGCAGCGTGCGATCACCGAAGCGGTCCACGCGCTCTATGCGGCGCGCATCGCCGGAGCGGTGGACGACTTCGTATCCTATTTCGCCTCCGACGCGCGGCTGACGGTGGTGGGCAATCCGGCGCTCAGTCCGGGGGCCGGGTTGAGGATGGGCCGAGACGACATCGCCCGCTACCTCGAACACCTTCACGACCAGAACGAATATCTCTCCCATTCCATCGACGACATCGTCTGCGAGGGCGACCACGTGCTGGTGCGCTGGACGGTGGAGGTCCGCCTTCTCGACAACGGCCGCACCGGGTCGTTCGAACTGCTCGACCACATCCGGTTGCGGGACGGGCTGATCGTCGAGCTGACCCATTTCTACGATACGGGCGGCCTCGCCATCGCCCACGGCCGGGTGAAGATCGCCTGA
- a CDS encoding nuclear transport factor 2 family protein, with product MSQPSLRVITGLPYLKERLAELYAARRNGQAELFAAGFAEDGFMRIVADSRLVPEAGPFRGRVAIAKGVRQLFQRYEYVDGLVVDVIAEFDRAVIRRQLTLRSASTGAVADFDTADFVRFRNGEIAELTQFMDTASLAVLAGRI from the coding sequence ATGTCGCAACCGAGCCTGCGTGTCATCACGGGGTTGCCTTATCTGAAAGAACGGCTCGCGGAGCTCTACGCCGCTCGCCGCAACGGCCAGGCCGAACTGTTCGCGGCCGGCTTCGCCGAAGACGGGTTCATGCGCATCGTGGCCGACAGCCGGCTCGTCCCGGAGGCGGGCCCCTTTCGTGGTCGCGTCGCCATCGCCAAAGGCGTGCGACAGCTCTTCCAGCGCTACGAATATGTCGACGGCCTGGTGGTCGATGTCATCGCGGAGTTTGACCGGGCGGTGATCCGACGACAGCTCACCCTGCGTAGTGCTTCGACAGGCGCTGTCGCCGATTTCGACACGGCGGATTTCGTCCGCTTCCGGAATGGTGAGATCGCCGAACTGACGCAATTCATGGACACCGCGTCCCTGGCGGTTCTGGCAGGTCGAATCTGA
- the ilvC gene encoding ketol-acid reductoisomerase, whose amino-acid sequence MRVYYDRDADLNLIKSKKVCIVGYGSQGHAHAQNLRDSGVKDVVIALKAGSATRAKAEAAGFTVMTPAEAAKVCDVMMMLTPDELQADIYRDDLHANMKQGAAIMFAHGLNVHFNLIEARKDLDVLMVAPKGPGHTVRSEYLRGGGVPTLIAIHQDASGNAHDLGLSYASANGGGRAGIIETTFKEECETDLFGEQVVLCGGLVELIKAGYETLVEAGYAPEMAYFECLHEVKLIVDLIYEGGIANMNYSISNTAEYGEYVTGPRIITAETKAEMKRVLTDIQSGKFTRDWMLENKVNQTSFKATRARMASHPIEEVGAKLRDMMPWIKAKALVDKTKN is encoded by the coding sequence ATGCGTGTCTATTACGATCGCGACGCCGATCTGAACCTCATCAAGTCGAAGAAGGTCTGCATCGTCGGCTATGGCAGCCAGGGCCATGCCCACGCGCAGAACCTGCGCGATTCCGGCGTCAAGGACGTGGTCATCGCGCTGAAGGCGGGTTCCGCCACTCGCGCCAAGGCCGAGGCCGCCGGCTTCACCGTCATGACGCCCGCCGAGGCTGCCAAGGTCTGCGACGTCATGATGATGCTGACCCCCGACGAATTGCAGGCCGACATCTACCGCGACGACCTGCACGCCAACATGAAGCAGGGCGCGGCGATCATGTTCGCCCACGGCCTCAACGTGCACTTCAACCTCATCGAGGCCCGCAAGGACCTGGACGTGCTGATGGTCGCCCCGAAGGGCCCCGGCCACACGGTGCGCTCGGAATATCTGCGCGGCGGCGGCGTGCCGACCCTGATCGCCATCCACCAGGACGCCTCGGGCAATGCCCATGACCTCGGCCTGTCCTACGCCTCGGCCAACGGCGGCGGCCGCGCCGGCATCATCGAGACCACCTTCAAGGAAGAGTGCGAAACCGATCTCTTCGGCGAGCAGGTCGTGCTCTGCGGCGGCCTGGTCGAGCTCATCAAGGCCGGCTACGAGACGCTCGTGGAAGCCGGCTACGCGCCGGAAATGGCCTATTTTGAGTGCCTCCACGAGGTGAAGCTGATCGTCGACCTCATCTACGAGGGCGGCATCGCCAACATGAACTACTCGATCTCCAACACCGCCGAATACGGCGAGTACGTCACCGGTCCCCGCATCATCACCGCCGAGACGAAGGCCGAGATGAAGCGCGTGCTGACCGACATCCAGTCGGGCAAGTTCACCCGCGACTGGATGCTGGAGAACAAGGTCAACCAGACCTCGTTCAAGGCGACCCGCGCCCGCATGGCCTCCCATCCGATCGAGGAGGTCGGCGCCAAGCTGCGTGACATGATGCCGTGGATCAAGGCGAAGGCCCTGGTCGACAAGACGAAGAACTGA
- a CDS encoding TetR/AcrR family transcriptional regulator gives MTSAAKPPASESPGADPAEPTARQAAVLDAVLALMQEEGGQLTMAAVARRASCSKETLYKWFGDRDGLLTATVQWQASRVRAGRYDRQRLDASSLRDSLKDFAANWLSVISSPTSIALNRLAISHAASKQSNLGQIVLENGRFAIGNRLKPVLEEGRAAGLLAFDDTEAAFRTFFGLAGRDVQIRLLLGDDLKLGKAEIARDAAAATDQFLTLYGRTDQTPAAA, from the coding sequence ATGACCTCCGCCGCCAAACCACCCGCATCCGAGAGCCCGGGCGCCGACCCGGCGGAGCCGACCGCCCGCCAGGCGGCGGTTCTCGACGCGGTGCTGGCGCTGATGCAGGAGGAGGGCGGACAGCTCACCATGGCGGCGGTCGCACGGCGCGCGAGCTGCTCGAAGGAAACGCTCTACAAGTGGTTCGGCGACCGCGACGGGCTCCTCACCGCCACGGTGCAGTGGCAGGCGTCCCGCGTCCGCGCCGGCCGCTACGACCGGCAGAGGCTCGATGCCTCCAGCCTGAGGGACAGTCTGAAGGATTTCGCCGCCAACTGGCTTTCGGTCATTTCCAGCCCGACCTCGATCGCCCTGAACCGGCTGGCGATCTCCCACGCCGCGTCGAAGCAGAGCAATCTCGGCCAGATCGTGCTCGAGAACGGCCGTTTCGCCATCGGCAACAGGCTGAAGCCCGTGCTGGAGGAAGGGCGGGCCGCCGGCCTGCTCGCCTTCGACGACACCGAAGCGGCGTTCCGGACCTTCTTCGGCCTCGCCGGCCGCGACGTGCAGATCCGCCTGCTCCTCGGCGACGACCTGAAGCTCGGCAAGGCCGAGATCGCCCGTGACGCGGCGGCTGCCACCGACCAGTTTCTCACCCTCTACGGCCGCACGGACCAGACGCCGGCGGCCGCCTGA
- a CDS encoding pyridoxine 5'-phosphate synthase, with the protein MPTHLSVNVNAVAQLRNRRNLPWPSVTGLARIALEAGAAGITVHPRPDERHIRRHDVFDLAALLRADFPAAEFNIEGYPDERFLALCEEVKPHQVTLVPDDPAQATSDHGWDVHRDADLLKRVIARLKAKGMRVSIFLDADPALVPAAKATGTDRIELYTGPYGHAADAAVQASELKKLVATTAAATAAGLAVNAGHDLTLDNLPPLVAAAPAIAEVSIGHALTADALIHGMAETVRLYKKACGG; encoded by the coding sequence ATGCCGACGCATCTGTCCGTCAACGTCAACGCCGTCGCGCAGCTGCGCAACCGGCGCAACCTGCCCTGGCCGAGCGTCACGGGCCTTGCCCGCATCGCGCTCGAGGCCGGGGCGGCGGGGATCACCGTGCATCCGCGCCCCGACGAGCGGCACATCCGCCGGCACGACGTGTTCGATCTCGCCGCGCTTCTGCGCGCGGACTTCCCCGCCGCCGAGTTCAACATCGAGGGCTATCCCGACGAGCGCTTCCTGGCGCTCTGCGAGGAGGTGAAGCCGCATCAGGTGACGCTGGTGCCGGACGATCCGGCGCAGGCGACCTCCGACCACGGCTGGGACGTGCACCGCGACGCCGACCTCCTGAAGCGCGTCATCGCGCGGCTGAAGGCGAAGGGCATGCGGGTGTCGATCTTCCTCGACGCCGACCCGGCGCTGGTACCGGCGGCCAAGGCGACCGGCACCGACAGGATCGAACTCTATACCGGCCCCTATGGCCATGCGGCCGATGCGGCGGTGCAGGCGTCGGAGCTGAAGAAGCTTGTTGCCACGACCGCGGCCGCCACGGCCGCGGGCCTCGCCGTCAATGCCGGCCACGATCTCACCCTCGACAACCTGCCGCCGCTGGTGGCCGCGGCGCCGGCCATCGCGGAGGTGTCCATTGGCCATGCGCTCACCGCCGACGCCCTCATCCACGGGATGGCGGAGACGGTGAGGCTTTACAAGAAGGCCTGCGGCGGCTGA
- the ilvN gene encoding acetolactate synthase small subunit, protein MTQSQSAYFLSDAIHAERRHTLAVLVDNEPGVLARIAGMFSGRGYNIESLTVSETEHEKHVSRITIVTTGTEKVIEQIKTQLDRLVPVHRVVDLTVQGSALERELCLVKVRGKGDARVEALRLAGAFGAHTLDATLNSFVFELTGTTEEVERFIRLMGVVGLVEVSRTGIAAMSRGAEGMQEAALPDGAQGR, encoded by the coding sequence ATGACCCAGTCCCAGTCCGCCTATTTCCTCTCCGACGCCATCCACGCCGAGCGCCGCCACACGCTCGCCGTGCTGGTCGACAACGAGCCCGGCGTCCTCGCCCGCATCGCCGGCATGTTCTCCGGCCGCGGCTACAACATCGAGAGCCTGACGGTGTCGGAGACCGAGCACGAGAAGCACGTCTCGCGCATCACCATCGTCACCACCGGCACCGAGAAGGTGATCGAGCAGATCAAGACCCAGCTCGACCGGCTGGTGCCCGTCCACCGGGTGGTGGACCTGACCGTCCAGGGCTCGGCGCTGGAGCGCGAGCTCTGCCTCGTCAAGGTGCGCGGCAAGGGCGATGCCCGCGTCGAGGCGCTGCGCCTCGCCGGGGCCTTCGGCGCGCACACGCTGGACGCCACCCTCAACTCCTTCGTCTTCGAACTGACGGGGACGACGGAGGAGGTGGAGCGCTTCATCCGCCTGATGGGCGTGGTCGGCCTCGTGGAGGTGTCGCGCACCGGCATCGCCGCCATGAGCCGCGGCGCGGAAGGCATGCAGGAAGCGGCCTTGCCGGACGGTGCGCAGGGACGCTGA
- a CDS encoding type II toxin-antitoxin system VapC family toxin — protein MDAIDTNILVRIIIRDDEDMYRRAAAALSQGPVLVPTTVLLEAEWVLRGRYGLDRDAIADSLTAFLGLPQVETQTPDAIHSALKLMRAGIDFADALHLSTAAPARRFVTLDVPLARRAQRLATPTPVSLA, from the coding sequence ATGGACGCGATCGACACCAACATCCTCGTCCGCATCATCATCCGCGATGACGAGGACATGTACCGGCGCGCGGCGGCGGCGCTGTCACAGGGGCCGGTGCTGGTCCCGACGACGGTGCTGCTGGAGGCCGAATGGGTCCTGCGCGGTCGCTACGGGCTGGACCGCGACGCGATTGCCGACAGCCTCACGGCCTTTCTGGGCCTGCCACAGGTGGAGACGCAGACGCCCGACGCGATCCACTCCGCCCTGAAGCTCATGCGCGCCGGCATCGATTTCGCCGACGCCCTGCATCTGTCCACGGCCGCTCCGGCGCGCCGCTTCGTCACGCTCGACGTACCGCTCGCACGCAGAGCGCAGCGTCTTGCCACCCCAACGCCAGTCTCGCTGGCCTAG
- a CDS encoding AbrB/MazE/SpoVT family DNA-binding domain-containing protein produces MDTTVSTKGQVIIPKSIRDELGIDAGAKLRVFTEGRRIVMEAARPFPETSLDQVGGMGKRWYSGPAIPESEWQPALDAAMRRRWGHEYDDSGS; encoded by the coding sequence ATGGACACGACCGTCTCCACCAAGGGGCAGGTGATCATCCCCAAGAGCATACGCGACGAGCTCGGCATCGACGCCGGTGCGAAGCTCCGGGTGTTCACCGAGGGCCGGCGCATCGTCATGGAGGCGGCGCGCCCCTTCCCTGAGACGTCGCTCGACCAGGTCGGCGGCATGGGGAAGCGGTGGTATTCCGGCCCCGCGATCCCCGAGAGCGAATGGCAGCCGGCGCTGGATGCCGCGATGCGTCGCCGGTGGGGTCACGAATATGACGACAGCGGCTCCTGA